In Poecile atricapillus isolate bPoeAtr1 chromosome 1, bPoeAtr1.hap1, whole genome shotgun sequence, the sequence GGGAAGAGAAGGCAACTCTATGCCAGGAGACAAAATCAAAAGCACTGACTGCAGCAAATGAAACAGTTTTGTCTCTGGAATCATAAGTCCCAAGTTTTTTGAAAATAGCAAATTACACATAAAAAGTCACAGATATCAAGACAGTTACCTTTCTCAGCTATTACTTCAACTTGTAAGAGTAGTTCAATTTTCAGGCTGACTAATGGTATCAATTCAGTGATATAATGCTAAGTTTCTgcataaaagataaaataaacacaacaataaaaatgataaatgagagagaataaaaattCTGACAGCATGATTACATTCCCAGAAACAGCTTGTACCAACCAGTGGAGTGGGGATGTCACATCTCATCCCATTTCTTCAATCCATCActgaaaaaagccccaaaagaGCCACCTAAGGCCACCTAAATTATTGTCTTTTTTCAGCCATATTTCATATGAACAGAGTGCCTGCaagattttaaaacattatttttccccttctgtttcAGCTGTTTTGCCATGATCTCTGCACAGCAGCCACCATTCCCCAACAAAATTCAAAGAACAATGGACTGCCAATCCAAGGAAGAAACCTCTGAAGAGCAGTATGACTCTGAAAACTGCACTTGCAGCTCTGAGCATGTGGAATCTGATGCAGGTTTAATCCAATTTAAATACTGCAATTGCTATGGCATGCTAGCATATCATACTTTGATTTTTGTCAGTCTTCAAATAGTAGATGTCATCATGTAACTTTTCCTTTGATAtcaaattttccccattatttccCCTTATGTTTGCATATATCATCAGCTCCAATCTACAAAAAATACCTATCTCCATAATTaagaaatctattttaaaaggTCTCTAGATTTTACTTAGACATCTAAGAATTATTTCTCAATTACAGTCTCTTATGAAAGAAATATGGTTATAACATGCATTGATCGGGCTGGCACTGTTGAAGCCACACCATTACAGATTTCAACAGGCTAAACTGCTCCAGCTAGCAGCTAGTAAGGATTCCAGGCAGGCATCAGTTAAAATCCCTGCAAGCCAGAGCAAAGTTTTCCCTTGCACTTAATTCTACACCTATCCTTGCAACAAAAGTTCAGTCATTCAGAATAGTTTTTCAGTGAGATCAGATGGAACAGCCTCAGCACAAATAGGAAAAACCTCACCCACAAGCCTCCTTGCTATGATGAGACACCCTAGGACAACTGTAGCACTGACCTGATGAACTATGTTGTGTATGCCAACATAAAAAGTGTCTTACAACCCTCCTTCTGTGGAAggatgcttaaaaaaaaacactaagAAAGAGTTAGGTTTCCTTCAATGTAGGATGTAAATCCTAAGTCCTTAGGTAAAAAGCTTGCTGTTCTAGAGCTGCTGGCCtcacaaaccaaaccaacagcACAAACCAAAATACAAGCTAACTTGATCCTGAAAGTCTTCCAGCTGTTATtagcagttttatatttgaATTAGTAGCTTTTCCTAAACGGTTCATTTCTATCTCTAAATTGGCCATGTGAATACCTAGAATGGCAGGAAATGACCATTGTTCCTTTCACTCCCTGGCCACCCAGACTCTCTGGTTTTGGACAGCAACTGGTCTTCACTGAAAGCGTGGTCAGGCATTaaaacaggctgctcaggaaagTGGGAGAATCACCACCCACAGAAGTGTTccaaagatgtgtagatgtggcatttggggacacGTTTTAGCGATTAACATAGTGCTGGGTTGGTTAATGGTCAGATTTGATGATCTTCCAGATCTTTcccaaccttaacaattctatgattctgattCCTGGGAACTTTTCTACTTCATGTGCCTACATACTGTTTATgtcaaatacatttttccctttaacaAGTTGCATATAAACTCATGAAATTCCAACTTTTCTCTCACAGGCTCACCGGTAACTCTTCAAATACTGCAGAACTGGGTTCCTAGAGTTTCACACTACTTTGATAAGGAGCACTATACATACGTTGGCCATCAGATTGTCATTCAGGAGTCCATAGAACACTTTGGAGCTGTGGTATGGCCAGGGGTAAGTACACAGGACCACACACAGAAAGCTCACGTGtcacaagagcaaaccaggacAGCAGCACACAAATATCAAGGAAGCTTTCTTACACGACACTTCTGACAATGGAAGCTTCCCTATGCAGAATGAAGTCTTTCAGCAGAAAGCTCTGCCTTAGGGCAGTTTGCCAGTTCATGCCAAAAGGACTATGGCACCAAAGCATTTGTACATTGGATGTAgggattgaaaaaaaaattcagtaagGGAACTCAGGAAGAAACATCCAGCTTCCTCCATGCTTCCAATCAGTCActgctgagaagaaaataatcagCAGTACAAAAAGgaggctgaaaaataaaactgtgagtgattaaataaataaaggacaTTGTAATGATAAAATACgcttcttttaaagaaaaggttGGAACAGTTTCATTACAGTATGGAAAATCATACATGTAAGCAGTTCTTCAGTCTCTGCTTCTCCTATGCttaaaaccagaattttatGCTACGAAAACTGCCTTTGAGGGAAGAGAGGGTCAACTgataaacacaagaaaattaggatttcaaaatttttcagatccacatttatttaaaaagctcACAAGAAAATGGCAGACAATTTCAAAACAATAAAGAGAGAGCATATGGGTGTGTGAAACAGTATCTTATTTTGAAATGTCAGATCATCAATTCGCACATTAATCAAGTGTCAGAATGCAGATGGTAAAACTCTCCAAGAAAATTGAGAGGTTGCACAAACTGGACCAGTGATTTATTAGCTGTCAGCTTTCCCAGAGCAGGTAGACAGTGTTGCATTATGAAAAGCACAAGAGTTAAAACAGTAACACAACTCTAAAGAAGAGAAGCAAAATGGGGAAGACAGTTTCTTTGGCATCAGTTTATGTTGTTAATAAACAGCCCACTTATATTCTACTATCtgacaaaatctttacaaaggCCTGATAATATTTTCATACAGTGCTGCACTGTTTCTTTTCAAagtttatattattattaataaacaaGTGTCGAGTTTGTAAATAAccaatttttaatattttctttgctaaaaaaattgaaacaaaaaaagctttttcaaaaATCTCTGCTGAAGCCTAAATTTACTTTATGATAGTGGTAGCATAACACTTAGGATAATAAATCAGAACATTACTTCCTACATATTGTTAAACTTTGCTGTTCTGACTGCATGGTTCACATTTTAACACTGCCTATCCTTGTGGGTCCatccaactcagcttattctgtgattctgtcttGAGCTGTCAGAGGACTCATGCAGAAGTGTGTAGTAAATCCATATCACATAaacttaaaactaaaaataaactgctttaattttttaatatataaaaaaaccagGATACATCACAATTCTTCCCATCTTACATTTTTGTTACACCCTTCGGTGTTTCTCATTAtactaaaaaaaccaacacccTTGTATAAAAACTTCTAATGAATTTTTGTGCAACTTAGCTGTTACCCTCTTATGGATATGTGTTAACCGTTTTAGGCACTGGCTTTATCTCAATATCTGGAATCAAATCAAGAACAATTCAACCTCAAAGACAAAAAAGTTTTGGAAATTGGTGCTGGAACAGGCTTGCTTTCCATTGTGGCCTGTATCTTAGGTTGGTAAATTTGTATTTCCTTTTGGATTTCAGTGAATGATGATCTAGCTCTGCCATTGTCACTTTAAGGCAATGAAACAACAGTTGAAGTAAACTTTGtcacttttttttgtgttgttgtttttttgggttttttaaaatgaaaactattgtaaaatactgttttgttAACTAAACTACCCTAGTTATTGGGAAAGGGGAGGTTGGACCAGTTATATAGATAAAGCTTCATACATGTTCAACTACATACCTATGAATTTTGCCCTGTCTCAAGTgaaaggatgagaggaaataGCCCTAAATTGTGCCAGGGGTGTTCAGATttgatattagaaaaaatttttattttacagaaagggtggtTTGGCACCCTTGCAATAAGTTGaccagggaggtgatggagtcactGTCTCTGGAAGCACCCAAGAGGCATCTGGATGTGGGACATGGGGATCTGGTTTAGGAGCGATTATGGGTTCATGGTTGGACAGAcgaaggtctcttccaaccttagtgattctgtgaattgAAACAAACTCATGTTTTCTTTAGGAGCTCATGTTACAGCTACAGATTTGCCTGAAGTTCTTGAAAATCTTTCATATAATATTTCAAGAAATACACAGAACCTGAATATGCACAAACCTGAAGTGAGAAAACTGATATGGGGAGAAGACCTCAATGAAAATTTTCCTGTATCAACTTACCATTATGATTTCATACTGGCAACTGATGTTGTGTACCATCATGGAGCTCTGGACCCCCTGCTAGCAACAATGGTGTACTTTTGTAAGCCAGGAACAGTATTACTATGGGCAAATAAATTCAGATTCAGTACAGACTATGAGTTTTTAGAAAAAGTTTGCAATATATTTAATACAACCATTCTAGCAGAATTTCCAGAATCAAATGTCAAGCTGCTTAAAGCCACAATTAGAAAGAATTAAAGTGAAAACTACTCCTGATCTTGATTGAGTGGCAGCACCTCACAGATTGGAATGCTTTCCAAGATTATGTTGCACCTTCCGTGGATTTATGGTTGTAAAGATGCAGTTTTATCTAAGTGTTGCATTgcaagtacaaaaaaaaatacagcaaggCAAAAGATACAGCAGTTTGTCTCTGGCTGATATATATGACCTGTTCAAACTGACCAACTTCCCTCCACTGAAGGAACAATGTTAGTAAGAAGGCTTTAACAAAAAGCATTGATCTTCTGGGCTGCACTGACCCTCTGCTGTTTGTAAGCTGCTTTCTTTCAGCAAGTTTTATTTAGGTACTCATCCAGAAACCAGTACAATTTTTAgcttcagtatttttattcattataaaaatcttttaaagtaTCAGAGTGAACATGGTGTTTTTTTGATCTTCAACTTTGCACATTTATTCTGctgtgttttatatttttaacattaataAACATCTATGTATAGCTTTACAATATTCGATCAAGATGTAACTGTCTGGCACTTTTATACATGTATCAGCCTGTCATCATAGTCAGCTTCACCAGGATTTCTGAGTTTGCCTGAAATCACTCCAAAATGAAGAGTTCTGAAAATTTACAAGAGTACCTATGCATCAGGAATTCTGAGAAACATTGCAACAGTTTGAGAGGTtgaatttttcttaaaaacattaaatgtaAACTCTTGCAAACAATACAGGTGTCCATTATTTTCATCTAATAAGTAAGATTTTAGCTACTCTTGAAGTAGCTTTAAGGCCTTCATACAATTGAAATTAAGATCAAACATGTTAAAATTCAGTGTAccataaaaaatacagaactttTACCAGTTTGCAGTTAAAAGTAACAATTCAGAACATAACATGCATGCAGCAATTCTTTCCAAACTAATTCCAAATCCTTGATGTTGGCAGTTCTGGCACATCCATTGCCAGCAATGGGATGCACAATAAGGAAACTCCCTGATGACAGGAGTTAGGTTAACAGGTATTAAGCCATACCCAGGTGCCTTTACTGATAAATACACACAATTTAATAATCAGCATTCAGTAATGAAAACATGCGTTCGAATAAAAAGTCAAACTTCTCTTTTCCTATCCTGTCCCATATAAAATCATTGTAATTTTACAGTTGTTGATTCTCTAGAATACACAATAATCGGGTGGATACATCACAGGAAGCCAATTTGCAGTGAAAGTTGCACAATGAGTCCATCCAAGCAACTTCattagctgaagaaaaaaagcatgcattaaaaaaaaatgagtctTACTCTTTTTAATATCTGAATCTAAACAAACACTGCACTGATATCAACATTTTACTAAAAATGTCTATTATCAGAAAGACAACAGACTGAAGATCTGGTAAGCTTTGAATTCCTCAGTCCTGAAAGGGGGGACCCCTCCTCCCCATTCTATACGATCCACATTCTTTCAATGTAATGAAAGCAATGTAACAAGAGCTTAATCTTAGGAATTCCCATAAATTCTTTGTTAAATTCTGTGAGCAGGAATTATGattaataatagtaaaaaataaGAGTAACAGCAACATAAGGGGATTTTTATGCAGATATCTTTGACTAAGTTGTCTCTACTTCCTTTATGCCCCGAAGTGAGTTCCAAAATGTAAATCTGAAAACAACACTTACAAACAAGTTATTctagaaaaaggaaggaaaaaaaaaatcaccgtTTAAAGTGAAGGCTGAGCTACAAAATCTGGATAAAGTTAAAATGCTACATTTAGTGCTTTCTAAAATGAGAAGAGtacaaaaaattccagaggacTTATATTTTACTTCTGAAAGCTTACGCAGCATGAACGCAGCCCCATTATTTGACCAAACGCTCCTTACCTGAATGCAGTTTTTTAAGTTGTCCTTTGTTGGCTTTTCTTCTGCAAGTTTTGTGGCAAACTTGAGACCTCTTCCATACATTTTATTTACCAATGCATGCTTATAGGCAAAAGTCAAAACCtacaaagcaaattaaaaacacCAAAGTAAATTAGGTATTTTAGTATCTTACAAGGCTTCAAGTAATATCAAACTCTGTTCAGGTAGCAGGTAAAACACTTACATGAGATATTTGCAGTATAACATGATTCACAGTAGTAGTCATAAACATGAACTTCCTAGAGACTATTTCTGACTTCACAAACATATTTGACTTCAGAAATTATGTAACACAGATGtcactattttaattttttgtcacATTTCTAGCTTCTTTGGATTTTCATTCTCTACAGGCAACTATATAGCACATTAAAAAGATAACTAAAGAATCACCAGCCAAGCAGGTATATTTTTGACCCAGAGAAGCAAAAAGCAAATTGAGAATTTTAAATCCTAGGTAGTCACAAACTTACTGCAGAAACAAATATGAATGTACACAGTGAATGATATATACAGACAAAGACAGAAATGTACATAATTATAAACAAGCAATGAAGACAGGTAAGCATGAAGACAAGCCTCAGGTTTTAGGTCAGCTCCTCACTATTGGTAATTTTTTAAGAAGAGATTATAAAAAACCTCCTTCTTGATAATACCATTTCTAAGAAGCCACCTTATGGTCCTTACCAATGCAGTAGTTCATGTGAGAAAACGAATGTGTCTACCTAAGACCTACTGTAAAACAGATCAGGTTCTTAATACCTAAACACTGACACCATTCAGGGTGTTGCCAGAGGGTTCAAACCATTTCACCAGCTGCAGCACTAAGAATTAGAGCAATCAAGACACTTTCATATATTCCCTTTGGAATACTCATAGTAAAAcaaggtattttttattttttactgaagAGTGACATAGCAGTAAAGTTGGTGAATATGGCAGTGTATCTGTTGTTGGCAGTGTTTATGAAATCTTTTATTAGAGCTTGCTATCCATTTTCCCTCATTcattacatttttcctttgctctgaCTCCACAATAAAGGTTGAAGATTTCCCACTTAAAATATCCCATTAAGAAAAGCTAATAAAAACCCTTCAAGGAtgttcagaaatacattttgcattatagaaaaaaataattaaatatttctcaaGAATATAAACATTAAGGAACCAGAGATCTCAATCTTGCAAGGAGTGAAGGACCTGTCTGTTTTTAGCAGCCTGAACACTTCCACTTAATGTGAACCACATGCACAAGACTTTGCAGGATCAAGAAAtagttaaaatataaaaaagaaataaacttaATTATCGAGCAAGTCAATCGAGCAAGGATTAATTTTGAAGCTTCAAGATACTATGCCAAAGTACTCAAGAGCTGCTCATTCTTCTTCTGTCTTCAAATACTTCTTTTACTGTGTTGAAATATTCACTTAAGCTGTTGTAgcttacaacacacacacatatgcaaCAATGAGCATACAGCACCATTCACATATACAATTTTCCAAATAATTGCTATTGGAAAAATACTCTGCATGCTGCATTCTCAATCCAattattttggatattttccTAAAGCAAAACACATTAGCAAACATTTCTAAATAACTGCTCAGTGGATCCATTAGCAGACTTAGTTTGCTAAactaaacttaaaaaaaaattgtcttctgTAAAAGATGATagaaccacaaaacaaaacaaaaaaaaaccaaacaaaaaaaagtcaaatgaaaaatgcattggAGCTCTCAGCAAATATAACATTTTGGAGGCTAACCAGAAATAATGTCACTGCTCTATGAAGAAAGCTCTTACCTGACCCTGTAAGTTTTGAATGGTTATTGAACATCAGTGATAAAGGCAGGAGGAAAGCCACTTGACAGCATTTCTTTCGTAACAGGGCTTCCTAGAGTTTTTGTGgcaagaaaacaaagcattttaCGAAATACCCTTGCTCCAGCCAAATAAAAGGTTGGGTAtttctaaatgagaaaaaggTTCTCTGCTGAACCAAAAGGTTGAAAGCAATGCTCCAAGAGCTCTTGACATAAGACAATAATTTGTGTCTTAGTgttcataaaaaaaaccccagtcaACTGTATACAAGTTCAGCAAAACTACTAAAAATTCATTAGCACTTAAGAAGTTATGAACAATGTATGACTTGctttaaaatcagaatttgtTTACAAACAAAAGATGTTAGGTAAGAAATAGTACTTTACAGCTTGTACACATATTGGCCAAATTAAGCCTTATAGATAAAATATTGCAAGCTTTATAAGATCACAGAAATAAAGGTTATGATTCTTTGATATATGTAAGGAAAATGTAAGGAGTACTACTAAGATATAACAGAGAAAACAGCTGCTATCTGAATATATAAAATCACCAACTAAACCTATTTGTAGTATCCAAAACCAAATTGTTAGATGAAAGAATAGTAATGACTTCAAGGTATTTGATATTATTTCATAACCATgtaatgaaataataaataatataatgaaGGCCAGCTTTTGTGTAACAAGAAATATGGGCCAAAAATTGTACAGAGAGCAACAGAAGGATATTGAGAATAGGCAATGCATATTTCTAGGgtactgggggggggggggggggggggaaatcacTGTTAGACACTTTATCCCCCAAACTAATGGTCTGGAATACTACAATGTGCTAGGAGCCAGACACATGAAAGTGTTTGAATGTCCACCTCATAACTAGCTGCCTAACTTGCCATTGGCTATAAAGATTCATATTTAGGACAGTAAAATGCTGAAATTATCTCTCTGAAGACATTTGTGGGGCTGAAGCAGTTAAAAGCTAGAAAACACTCTTTAAAAAAGCATGCTTAAATCCAGAAATACTAAAACACCTAATGAAACTTTTCTAGTATCCTAATGTTGTTACCTATGGGAACAGACTTGTATAAACAATTAATTAATCATTTAAAGGGCTGATTAAAATATACCTACATTTACATATAGTTGAATTACTAGGTTAAACAATACAATCTTTAGGTAACATGCTCCAGCTATTTGTAAGAACACTGAAGTTGTAATGTTGACAATTTCCAACAAATGAGTTTTTCAGGTTCATATAAATCTATAGTAATAAACTAGGCTTTCTTAGCTAAGTTTGATTCTTCTCTGCTCTATTAACTGTCCTATTACAAATAAAAACtacattaataataaaaaaagaaaacaaaaacatttttttgagCAAAGGGACTTAAGGGAATCAAATATCCAGCAACACATTTTTGGCAGTGACTGAATAAAATCAGCTGGAAGAGACAGCTGCATCTGACAATGCAAACAGTATCAGGAAAACCAGTGCAGGCTAAAGATGTTTAAAAGGTAAGATGGAAAGGCGTGGAccttttacttatttttaagtgtgactttttgcttttcctccacGGCTAACAAAGGTTGAGGGGCAACACATTCCACAGACTGGTCATTCCCAATAACAAACACACAACATCCTACTACTCTCCTGTAGCAGTTGTGTTTAAAACTGAGGATTCTGGTCTACAAAATTTAAAGCCATGGTCTAGGAAAAAGAACTAAAGTACTATCATAAACATGTTAGCGTAATCAATCAAATACTTGCTGCATAAAGCTGTCTTAACTGGAGTTCATTTGAAAACTTGTGTACACAGGagacataaatattttctttcaagttcAGTTGAAAATGAACCTTCAGATAATAGCTGAAAGTATGAACAAGGGcacttattatcaaaattagTTACTTCCCCACATACTTGCTACAATATGGCAACAAGCAGGTTACTTCAATGACAAACAGACAATTCAAAGGAACTACCAAATGCCCTGTGGTGTCCAGACACTACATCTGCAGAGGAGAGATGAAACAAGGGACAGTACTTTATTGACGAGAACACGAgaagaaacacacagaaaactGATGCTGCTCCCGATTCCTCTTTAGAAACAATCAAAAACATGGCCTCTCTTGGTTTTCAAAAATTTATTTAGCCTTTTAATTACTGACAGCTGCATGAACTTCATAGGAAGCTTAGAACTAAGCACACTTAGAGCAATGCTTCTATCTAAAgtcatatatacacatataattGAATGATCAGTGCAGTATTTAAATGCCTGATTTCCATCCTTATTCACCCAGACCTTCCATCTTTTGAGTGGCAGTATTACACAGCCATGTCTACATAAAACAAGAGTTCCACACTTTCATCTCCAACACTGCTTCAGAAACTGTCTCTTGACACCTCTCCTTTGAAGTACATCCACACGAGTTCTATCCCCTATCTGACTTGACTGCTCCTCTTTGAATCTGTGCTGGTTTAAGATGGgctaattaattttcttcacagtagctgggATGTGGCTGTGTTTTTCATTTGTGCTGCAAAGAGTGTTGATAACTCAGAAATGTTTTagctgttgctgagcagtgcttgcagAGTCCAGACCTTTTCTGCACCTCATTCCACTCCACCAGTGAGAAGACTGGTGGTGCACAAGGAGTTGGGAATGGatacagccaggacagctgaccacAACTGACCACAGGGATATCCCACACCATATGGCACCATACTCAGCACATAAAGCTGAgtaagaaggagaaagggagaaggtttggagtgatggtgtttgtcttcccaaatcATGGCTGCATATGATGGAGCCTGGCTTTCCTGGAAATGGCTGAATACCTGCcagcccatgggaagtggtgaattaattccttgttttgttttgcttctgtgCAAGGCTTTTGTTTTACCTATGGAACTGTTGTCTTTTGCACCCTGTGAGTAGCTCTGTAGGTCTCATGACAGTCAATCAGTTTGGATTTCAATTTGAGtaataaaactcaaaaaaagtaggaaaaaaagacaaacgTACTACATAAACAGGATGGAAGTTATTTCCATATGAAATACTACAAAAATCTAGAGAAGTTTTGATCTTCAATACAGAAGAATCAATTTTCAGAGCAAAATCTGAATATACACCTTGACAAATCCATGGTTAAGACAGTAAAAGAGAGAGGTTCAACTCCTAATCCGTAGAACTCAAATCAGAGTTAATTATGCCAGGCCCAGAGCATGCAGCTCAACAATGCTATCTTGTCTTGAAATAAAAGCCAAAGATGTCTAATGTCTAATCAACAAAATGTCTATACTGGCATTCTTCCACTAAAATTATTCCCatcagctttaaaaaataaaacaagagaCAGAAGTAAACCAGGGGTTACTATGCTGGAACAAAGTATTGCATTTACAGACAGACAGCAAGAAAATCATGTGCCAAACAATATGATTGAAGCACAAAATCTGCTACCACATGATATTACCATCAGTTAACGATTAGAAAAGATATGCTGAAAAGATGTATGTGTACAAGGACATAAACATTAAAGTGAGGAGGGTAAGCATCATCAACCTTCTTGACCAGGCCTCCACCTAAAGCACTTACAGAGAGTTTATCTACTGTCAAGGAAGttaaaggttttattttgttttttcctctacTCTTAAAAGGTCTTCTTTTGTAACTATCTGAAGTGCTTTGTTAATTTTACATTACCATCAACAAACACCCTGGTCACTCCATCTTCCACTAGAACACAGCCGTATGTGACAGTTAAGCTCAGAAGCTAATTAACATCAATAGctcaaaagttaaaaataaaaagtcataaCCTCTCTAAATTAAAAGCTACATAACTACTCTCCAACaatggattattttttcccttctgtaatTGCC encodes:
- the METTL21C gene encoding protein-lysine methyltransferase METTL21C isoform X1, giving the protein MLGTSKSKRVLILYCTCGRLKCNTVSSVSQQNPALCFVWCDGRCWLVVFGCFAMISAQQPPFPNKIQRTMDCQSKEETSEEQYDSENCTCSSEHVESDAGSPVTLQILQNWVPRVSHYFDKEHYTYVGHQIVIQESIEHFGAVVWPGALALSQYLESNQEQFNLKDKKVLEIGAGTGLLSIVACILGAHVTATDLPEVLENLSYNISRNTQNLNMHKPEVRKLIWGEDLNENFPVSTYHYDFILATDVVYHHGALDPLLATMVYFCKPGTVLLWANKFRFSTDYEFLEKVCNIFNTTILAEFPESNVKLLKATIRKN
- the METTL21C gene encoding protein-lysine methyltransferase METTL21C isoform X2, giving the protein MISAQQPPFPNKIQRTMDCQSKEETSEEQYDSENCTCSSEHVESDAGSPVTLQILQNWVPRVSHYFDKEHYTYVGHQIVIQESIEHFGAVVWPGALALSQYLESNQEQFNLKDKKVLEIGAGTGLLSIVACILGAHVTATDLPEVLENLSYNISRNTQNLNMHKPEVRKLIWGEDLNENFPVSTYHYDFILATDVVYHHGALDPLLATMVYFCKPGTVLLWANKFRFSTDYEFLEKVCNIFNTTILAEFPESNVKLLKATIRKN